Proteins encoded together in one Pantoea sp. CCBC3-3-1 window:
- a CDS encoding cysteine protease StiP family protein, which yields MLDPKPFHGSYLSTDVQFLLTPVQMEMTPVDEKEHLIQSGQKHYSDMLSQEPAPSSAHLELFGRALDLGAARMAKEVLSLVKGLVSHIGNTPVILVSLVRAGVPLGVMLQRAMTDMGLESHHYGISIIRDRGIDTEALDYIEAKHGTGGIVFVDGWTGKGAITSQLVESLKGRTGYPDIPRLAVLADPAGCAWLAASDDDWLIPFGIMGAPVSGMVSRSVWTESGFHGCMECGHLKEFECSTMLVDTIDHIRKKLREEEVPVAAPLSSQNNNQRKISLQVIDQLAAKYGITNINRIKPGIAEATRAVLRRVPDHVLVKSKDDKDVELLVYLAEQRGIHIEEVGEALGQYRAVTIIKKVA from the coding sequence ATTCTCGATCCAAAGCCATTTCACGGCTCTTACCTCTCAACTGACGTACAGTTCCTGTTAACGCCGGTACAAATGGAAATGACGCCAGTCGACGAAAAAGAACATCTTATTCAGTCTGGACAAAAGCATTATTCCGACATGCTGAGCCAGGAGCCAGCCCCGAGTTCTGCACACCTTGAGTTGTTTGGCCGTGCACTGGATTTGGGTGCAGCGCGGATGGCGAAGGAAGTACTCAGTCTTGTAAAAGGGCTCGTCAGCCATATTGGCAATACTCCTGTTATCCTGGTGAGCCTGGTTCGTGCCGGTGTGCCATTAGGCGTAATGCTTCAGCGAGCAATGACAGACATGGGTCTGGAATCGCACCACTACGGTATCAGCATCATCCGGGACAGGGGGATTGATACAGAAGCGCTGGATTACATCGAGGCAAAACATGGAACAGGCGGGATCGTGTTTGTTGACGGCTGGACAGGTAAAGGTGCGATAACCAGCCAGCTGGTAGAAAGCCTCAAGGGACGTACTGGGTACCCTGATATTCCTCGTCTTGCTGTGCTTGCCGACCCTGCAGGTTGCGCCTGGCTGGCCGCATCTGATGATGACTGGTTGATCCCATTTGGCATCATGGGGGCTCCGGTATCGGGAATGGTCTCCCGTTCAGTGTGGACGGAGTCAGGCTTTCATGGATGCATGGAGTGTGGCCACCTCAAGGAGTTCGAATGCAGCACCATGTTGGTGGATACTATTGACCATATCAGAAAGAAGCTGCGTGAAGAGGAGGTGCCAGTAGCTGCGCCCTTATCATCTCAAAATAACAATCAGCGTAAGATCAGCCTGCAGGTTATTGACCAGCTGGCAGCAAAGTATGGCATTACAAATATCAACCGCATTAAACCGGGAATCGCTGAAGCGACCCGCGCAGTGCTTCGCAGAGTGCCTGATCACGTGCTTGTGAAGAGTAAAGACGATAAAGATGTGGAGCTGCTTGTGTACCTTGCCGAGCAACGCGGCATCCACATTGAAGAAGTTGGCGAAGCGCTTGGGCAGTATCGGGCCGTCACTATCATCAAAAAGGTGGCATGA
- a CDS encoding HpcH/HpaI aldolase/citrate lyase family protein → MSKNISPFMLGATLYMPATRTDLAEVILHRKIPELRSMVICLEDAVSEEQIDMALYNLSELLDELKHTADQDSPDSRPLVFIRPRHDQMARELVENYDLVGIDGFVVPKFTKSTLPFWWEIISATTLALMPTLETREVYDVHEMTELAVLLENHACRDRIVALRIGGNDLMSVISMRHPKNLTLYDGPMGYVVKMLVSVFAPRGFSLTAPVCEQIDNIELLQRELTQDVAHGLVGKTAIHPSHLNLIHQGLMVEKDDYEDALRIINSSQAVFKSQGAMCEPATHRNWAVSVLERSKYCGIAKQFENVLLASR, encoded by the coding sequence ATGAGCAAGAACATATCTCCATTCATGCTTGGCGCAACACTCTATATGCCAGCTACCCGCACCGATCTAGCTGAAGTCATCCTTCATCGCAAGATCCCAGAGCTTCGCTCAATGGTCATTTGCCTGGAAGATGCGGTCAGTGAAGAACAGATCGATATGGCCCTGTACAACCTAAGTGAACTACTGGATGAACTGAAGCACACAGCCGATCAAGACAGCCCGGATAGTCGCCCACTGGTCTTTATACGCCCCCGTCATGATCAGATGGCTCGTGAACTCGTCGAAAATTACGATCTGGTGGGAATTGATGGTTTTGTTGTGCCAAAGTTCACCAAATCTACTTTACCCTTCTGGTGGGAAATCATTTCAGCGACGACTCTCGCGCTCATGCCAACGCTTGAGACGCGAGAGGTCTATGACGTACATGAAATGACTGAGCTTGCGGTTCTGCTTGAAAACCATGCCTGTCGTGATCGCATCGTGGCTTTGCGTATCGGTGGCAACGATCTGATGAGTGTAATTTCTATGAGACACCCGAAGAACCTGACACTTTACGATGGCCCCATGGGCTATGTAGTGAAGATGCTGGTATCGGTTTTCGCGCCTCGTGGTTTCTCTTTGACTGCACCCGTCTGCGAGCAAATCGACAACATCGAGTTACTGCAGCGGGAGTTAACTCAGGACGTTGCACACGGTCTGGTGGGTAAGACAGCAATTCACCCTTCGCACCTGAATTTGATTCACCAGGGATTAATGGTCGAGAAAGACGATTATGAGGATGCCCTCCGCATTATCAACTCATCACAGGCCGTTTTTAAATCGCAGGGAGCGATGTGTGAGCCTGCAACGCATCGCAACTGGGCTGTCTCCGTACTTGAGCGATCCAAGTATTGCGGCATCGCTAAGCAGTTTGAAAATGTACTTTTAGCCTCACGTTAA
- a CDS encoding tellurium resistance protein TerW, whose product MTISPKQLRQYKLIVLLSTGKPVRKDTLFKEMDCSEPTFTRDLREVRDEFQADIKFNKATSKYQLASKGILSAKLLRHMRDVLTAREQAGVTGSVSAGVNLDKEGKKPVSLSLRLAVIRKIDSYAIANGLNRSQVVEWLAEEVLPVRKK is encoded by the coding sequence ATGACCATCAGCCCTAAACAGCTTAGACAATACAAACTGATTGTCTTGCTGAGTACAGGAAAGCCCGTGCGTAAAGACACGCTTTTTAAGGAGATGGACTGCTCCGAACCCACTTTTACGCGTGATCTTCGTGAAGTCAGAGACGAATTTCAGGCTGATATCAAATTTAACAAGGCAACCAGTAAGTACCAGTTAGCCTCAAAAGGTATTTTATCTGCCAAGTTGTTAAGACACATGCGCGATGTTCTGACAGCACGTGAGCAAGCTGGGGTGACCGGGAGTGTGTCCGCAGGTGTAAACCTTGATAAGGAGGGTAAGAAGCCAGTATCCCTTTCGCTACGACTTGCTGTCATTCGTAAGATTGATAGCTATGCAATCGCGAATGGGCTTAACAGAAGCCAGGTTGTGGAATGGCTCGCAGAGGAAGTATTACCTGTCAGAAAGAAATAG
- a CDS encoding integrase domain-containing protein, whose product MAKLNKNLKTLARQAGGSFKTVSDRTKIADRFAERMISLNIQIRDIKNIKTNHIETYIRSRLAENISKRTLQNEMAAIRAILRVSGKTFMADPTHPKLNNDALNISGTSRDGTKVAITDDYFKQVFASVSEKDEGVACAMKLSRLLGLRTEETIQSVKSLQTWKKALQNGDEKVRVVFGTKGGRPRDTTIINRTETIEAINRAITYSAENNGKLIDKPSIHLAIERYRNIVRDAGLVGEFAPHSLRYAYTQDVLKLHKNNGFSQKEAEALASMDLGHGDGRGHYIARVYNKTK is encoded by the coding sequence GTGGCAAAACTGAATAAAAACTTAAAAACACTTGCCCGCCAGGCGGGGGGAAGTTTTAAAACCGTATCTGACCGTACTAAAATTGCTGATCGATTTGCAGAACGAATGATCAGTCTTAACATTCAAATTCGGGACATTAAAAACATAAAGACTAACCACATAGAAACTTACATTCGAAGTCGCCTTGCTGAAAATATTTCCAAGCGTACACTACAAAATGAGATGGCGGCGATACGCGCAATACTACGTGTGTCGGGTAAAACCTTCATGGCTGATCCAACTCATCCGAAACTGAACAATGATGCTTTGAATATTTCTGGAACCAGCCGTGACGGAACTAAGGTTGCAATAACTGATGACTATTTCAAGCAGGTTTTTGCATCTGTTAGTGAAAAGGATGAAGGCGTCGCCTGCGCAATGAAACTTTCACGCCTTTTAGGTTTGAGAACTGAAGAAACTATACAGTCTGTAAAATCACTTCAGACATGGAAAAAAGCACTGCAGAATGGAGATGAGAAAGTTCGCGTTGTTTTTGGTACTAAAGGAGGGCGACCGAGAGATACCACGATAATAAACCGAACTGAAACTATTGAAGCCATCAACAGAGCAATAACTTATTCTGCTGAGAACAACGGAAAACTTATCGATAAACCTTCTATTCATCTGGCAATCGAGCGATACAGGAATATCGTCCGGGATGCCGGGTTGGTTGGAGAGTTTGCTCCTCATAGTCTCAGATATGCGTACACTCAGGATGTGCTTAAACTCCATAAGAATAATGGTTTCAGCCAGAAAGAAGCTGAGGCTCTTGCTTCAATGGATTTAGGGCATGGTGATGGCAGGGGGCATTATATAGCCAGAGTATATAATAAGACTAAATAA
- the umuC gene encoding translesion error-prone DNA polymerase V subunit UmuC, whose translation MGDPWFKVGREAERKGVVAFSSNYSLYADMSDRVMTILQLLTPRVEIYSIDEAFCDLQGVSNLLSLEEFGHHIRTQIKRRTHLTVGVGIGPTKTLAKLAQYASKRWPATRGVVDLSDRQRQRKLMALVPVEEIWGIGRRLGKKLQFMGINNALQLAELSPSFIRKQFSVVVERTVRELNGTPCLGLEEFTAPKEQIICSRSFGEKPSDEVSLHQAICAHAERAAEKLRAEHQFCKRVAVFISTSPFSENEVFYKNQAVTELAVPAQDSRDIINAAIKAFDTIFVPGHRYHRAGVILTDFRSAAISQLTLFDDFQPHRNSEELMTLIDSINHSGKGSVWFAGQGIKSDATGWKMRRERLSPAFTTRLDDIIKVK comes from the coding sequence ATGGGCGATCCTTGGTTTAAGGTTGGTCGTGAGGCTGAGAGAAAGGGAGTTGTAGCATTTTCAAGTAATTACAGCTTATATGCTGATATGTCAGACAGAGTGATGACTATTTTGCAGCTTCTAACCCCGCGCGTGGAAATATACAGCATTGATGAGGCATTTTGTGATCTTCAAGGGGTGAGTAATCTGTTGTCGCTTGAAGAGTTTGGCCATCATATACGTACTCAGATTAAGCGAAGAACACATCTGACTGTGGGAGTGGGAATAGGCCCTACAAAAACGCTCGCCAAACTGGCTCAGTATGCAAGTAAGCGCTGGCCCGCAACGCGAGGTGTAGTAGATCTCAGTGACAGACAGCGTCAGCGTAAGTTAATGGCTTTAGTGCCAGTTGAGGAGATCTGGGGTATCGGACGTAGGCTGGGTAAAAAACTACAATTTATGGGAATTAACAATGCACTTCAGCTGGCTGAGCTGTCACCTTCATTCATTCGTAAACAGTTCTCAGTAGTTGTTGAGCGCACGGTCAGAGAGCTGAACGGCACTCCTTGCCTCGGTTTAGAAGAATTTACTGCCCCAAAAGAACAAATCATATGCTCCCGATCTTTTGGAGAAAAACCGTCGGACGAAGTCAGCCTGCATCAGGCCATTTGCGCTCATGCTGAACGTGCAGCAGAAAAACTCCGTGCAGAGCATCAATTTTGTAAACGGGTAGCAGTTTTCATTAGTACCAGCCCTTTCTCAGAAAATGAGGTGTTTTATAAGAACCAGGCGGTAACAGAGCTTGCTGTACCCGCTCAGGATTCACGGGATATCATCAACGCGGCTATAAAGGCATTTGATACGATATTTGTCCCAGGGCACCGTTATCATCGTGCTGGCGTGATACTCACTGATTTCCGAAGCGCTGCTATATCTCAATTGACCCTTTTTGATGACTTTCAGCCCCATCGAAACAGCGAAGAGCTGATGACATTAATCGATAGCATTAATCACTCAGGTAAAGGTTCGGTCTGGTTTGCAGGGCAGGGCATTAAAAGTGATGCCACAGGCTGGAAGATGCGAAGAGAAAGACTTTCGCCTGCCTTTACAACCAGGCTGGATGACATCATCAAGGTGAAGTAG
- a CDS encoding DUF4440 domain-containing protein, giving the protein MVNLNFRLNHLRISKMLLEKLRLLECSLHGDRRNDREWLELILHPEFREITRSGVTVDRSETIASLLSEKAAPLILSSDFRLTEMGCGYALLHYRTFYADGSHHALRSSCWICSDEGQWTLFFHQGTPAAGNAGVQG; this is encoded by the coding sequence ATGGTAAATTTGAACTTCCGGCTTAATCACTTGAGGATAAGCAAAATGCTTCTGGAGAAGCTCAGATTGCTTGAGTGCAGCCTTCACGGCGACAGGCGCAATGATCGGGAGTGGCTGGAACTGATTCTTCATCCTGAATTCCGTGAAATCACCCGGTCAGGTGTGACGGTCGACCGGTCAGAGACCATTGCGTCGCTGCTAAGTGAAAAGGCTGCACCGTTAATTCTCAGCAGCGATTTCCGTCTTACGGAGATGGGCTGCGGTTACGCTCTGCTTCACTATCGGACGTTTTACGCTGATGGCAGCCATCATGCATTACGTTCCTCTTGCTGGATTTGTTCGGATGAGGGCCAGTGGACTCTGTTTTTTCACCAGGGAACGCCGGCTGCAGGCAATGCCGGGGTTCAGGGTTGA
- a CDS encoding GrpB family protein — MRKIIVVPYDDKWPEMFEAESLLIKTLLGGMAKDVHHIGSTSVPGLSAKPVIDILLEVSDINELDKYHSAMAHAGYVARGENGIAGRRYFIKGGDQRSHQVHAFAVGDMKVLRHLAFRDYLRINKDIAEEYAEIKHAAALLSRNDARRYSALKAKFIERHQQLALAV, encoded by the coding sequence ATGCGGAAGATTATTGTTGTGCCATACGATGATAAATGGCCTGAGATGTTTGAAGCTGAAAGTTTACTGATAAAAACATTGCTCGGTGGAATGGCTAAGGATGTCCATCACATTGGAAGTACGTCAGTTCCTGGTCTCTCAGCAAAGCCCGTAATTGATATACTACTTGAAGTTTCCGACATCAATGAATTGGATAAGTACCATTCAGCAATGGCCCACGCCGGGTATGTTGCTCGCGGTGAGAACGGGATTGCGGGGCGCAGATATTTCATTAAAGGTGGTGATCAGCGTAGTCATCAAGTCCATGCGTTTGCAGTCGGAGATATGAAGGTATTGAGACATCTTGCTTTTCGTGATTATCTTCGAATAAACAAAGACATCGCAGAAGAATATGCTGAGATAAAACACGCAGCTGCATTACTCAGCAGGAACGATGCTCGTCGCTATAGCGCCCTCAAAGCGAAATTTATAGAGCGTCATCAACAACTAGCGCTAGCTGTCTGA
- a CDS encoding N-acetyltransferase, whose translation MHITICRPDEYDDLADIFIEMETYYNQTLCLSRSDMSAYLRDKIFAADSGTEVHKVVCDGVIAAFSCVSVMYPSPRFSGQMFIKELFVSAPFRRAGIGRGLMGFIASRAKERECFQLDWLSVAADPQAQKFYESLGAQIIRSVNYHRISGPSIDKLARSAN comes from the coding sequence ATGCACATCACCATCTGCAGACCAGACGAATATGATGATTTAGCTGATATTTTTATCGAAATGGAAACCTACTATAACCAGACGCTTTGCCTATCCAGGAGTGACATGTCCGCGTATCTGAGGGATAAGATCTTTGCAGCCGACTCCGGTACCGAAGTTCACAAAGTGGTTTGTGATGGAGTTATCGCTGCGTTCTCATGTGTGTCAGTAATGTACCCCTCACCGCGTTTCAGTGGGCAAATGTTTATCAAAGAGCTTTTTGTTTCTGCACCTTTCAGAAGGGCTGGAATTGGGAGAGGGCTGATGGGTTTTATAGCCAGCCGTGCTAAAGAACGGGAATGCTTTCAGCTCGACTGGTTATCAGTGGCAGCAGACCCACAGGCGCAAAAGTTTTATGAGTCTCTCGGTGCTCAGATTATCAGGAGTGTTAACTATCATCGGATTTCTGGCCCATCAATAGATAAGCTTGCACGTAGTGCCAACTGA
- a CDS encoding VOC family protein, with protein sequence MTEKKDPFWNRMVPELTVTDFPASLHFYVNVLGFNIMIKRKEPDFAYLNLGEAQLMLEQYHSDGWNTGEFTRPLGRGINFQIEVDDVEQILARVHAHGVTLYRDLHESHYSIGESSACQREFLVQDPDGYLLRFSQFIE encoded by the coding sequence ATGACTGAAAAAAAAGACCCCTTCTGGAACCGTATGGTTCCAGAGCTGACGGTAACGGATTTTCCCGCCTCCCTGCACTTCTATGTCAATGTGCTTGGCTTCAACATTATGATAAAGCGAAAAGAACCCGATTTTGCTTATCTCAATCTTGGTGAAGCCCAACTAATGCTTGAGCAATACCACTCGGATGGATGGAACACGGGAGAATTTACAAGGCCACTCGGACGTGGCATAAATTTTCAGATAGAAGTTGATGACGTTGAACAGATTCTCGCCCGGGTACATGCGCATGGCGTAACGCTTTATCGGGATCTCCACGAGAGCCATTACAGTATCGGAGAAAGCTCTGCCTGCCAGAGAGAGTTTCTCGTGCAGGATCCAGATGGTTATCTTTTGCGATTTAGTCAGTTTATCGAATGA
- the umuD gene encoding translesion error-prone DNA polymerase V autoproteolytic subunit, translating to MPIPLEQTMCWDKTSQKNSANTPVLMMAAIARLTGSNPSLACVPLFSDGVSCGFPSPAQDYVEKRLSLDDLCIRYPESTYLVRAEGDSMRNAGIRDGDLLIVECIREAKHGDIVIAAVDGEFTCKRLQLLPSPALVPANPAYSAIALNDDIETVVFGVVRHLVHSFKFRDA from the coding sequence ATGCCGATTCCTTTAGAACAGACGATGTGTTGGGATAAAACTTCGCAGAAAAATTCAGCCAACACACCGGTTTTGATGATGGCGGCGATCGCCAGACTTACAGGTAGCAATCCATCACTGGCATGCGTTCCGTTGTTTAGCGATGGGGTTTCATGTGGGTTCCCTTCTCCTGCTCAGGATTATGTCGAAAAGCGTCTTTCCCTTGATGACCTTTGTATTCGCTATCCGGAAAGCACCTACCTGGTGCGGGCAGAAGGTGACTCAATGCGTAACGCTGGCATCAGAGACGGAGATTTACTTATAGTTGAATGTATACGTGAAGCTAAACACGGTGACATTGTTATCGCAGCTGTAGATGGAGAATTTACCTGTAAGAGGCTACAACTACTGCCTTCACCAGCCTTGGTGCCGGCTAACCCGGCATATTCAGCTATAGCACTGAATGACGATATTGAAACAGTTGTCTTCGGCGTGGTACGCCATCTTGTGCATTCATTCAAGTTCAGGGACGCTTAA
- a CDS encoding conjugal transfer protein TraG N-terminal domain-containing protein, which yields MTTNSYLEYFLTLLGWVINHGLWNVLLGTGLFVLPLAFRVVGIWMRVREEGEDEGNKGMLSLPRIENALYAGFLVMIACCVPLINVSLSTMQYDTTRAKTCGVWTPKAPDESGYAGVVSSLNDQTAAAPVWWVLIHKLSKGVTQAAVATIPCRPDMRQIRFEVQHTRIDNKALAQELQDFTNDCYSVALYLWKQQDQGQTKDKTTLRDIEWIGSSTFLSRYYPSLQSKLPRAAFPWSDSRDSGRPNTGRGGYPTCSEWWSSADTGLKARVKDQADPDMWLRISAAMKMSGFNESDYQEAVIRRLVSPESLTVSQTGHVYAGYGGNADFTLDNAAARVASVAGASLGSLAAFPAFDAMRQALPMVQAILLMAIYVMLPLILAFAAYEFKTVITLTFVMFALNFLTFWWELARWLDSWLLTALYSSDTHSRFNMAGLQNSTDDLIMNLVMGTMFLVLPAVWLGALSWAGVNIAQSLSNAFVSGTAESKNSGGKLGEAGANLVVNKVGK from the coding sequence ATGACAACAAACAGCTATCTTGAGTATTTTCTCACGCTGCTCGGCTGGGTCATCAATCACGGCCTGTGGAACGTCCTGCTGGGTACCGGCCTTTTTGTTCTGCCGCTGGCATTCAGGGTTGTGGGTATCTGGATGCGGGTTCGCGAAGAAGGGGAGGATGAAGGCAACAAGGGGATGCTGTCGCTGCCCCGTATCGAGAACGCGCTTTATGCCGGGTTCCTGGTGATGATTGCCTGCTGTGTGCCGCTGATTAACGTCAGCCTCAGCACAATGCAGTACGACACGACCCGGGCTAAAACCTGTGGCGTCTGGACCCCGAAAGCGCCGGATGAAAGCGGTTATGCCGGCGTGGTCTCCAGTCTCAACGACCAGACGGCCGCAGCACCGGTGTGGTGGGTGCTGATTCATAAACTCTCAAAAGGTGTCACCCAGGCGGCCGTGGCGACCATCCCCTGCCGGCCGGATATGCGGCAAATCCGCTTTGAGGTGCAGCACACGCGCATCGATAACAAAGCGCTGGCGCAAGAGCTGCAGGACTTCACCAACGACTGTTACTCAGTCGCGCTCTATCTCTGGAAGCAGCAGGACCAGGGGCAGACAAAGGACAAAACCACGCTGCGTGATATCGAATGGATCGGCAGCAGTACCTTCCTGAGCCGGTATTATCCCTCGCTACAGTCGAAACTGCCCCGGGCTGCATTCCCGTGGAGTGACAGCCGGGACAGCGGCCGACCCAATACCGGAAGAGGCGGTTATCCCACCTGCAGCGAGTGGTGGAGCAGTGCGGATACCGGGCTGAAAGCCCGCGTGAAGGACCAGGCCGACCCCGATATGTGGCTGCGCATCTCGGCCGCCATGAAAATGTCAGGCTTTAATGAGAGTGACTACCAGGAAGCCGTCATCCGTCGACTGGTAAGCCCGGAAAGCCTGACGGTCTCACAGACCGGGCATGTGTATGCCGGCTATGGCGGTAACGCTGATTTTACCCTTGATAATGCCGCGGCGCGCGTGGCCTCTGTTGCCGGGGCCTCTCTGGGCAGTCTGGCGGCGTTCCCGGCGTTCGATGCGATGCGGCAGGCGCTGCCGATGGTGCAGGCCATCCTGCTGATGGCAATATATGTCATGCTGCCGCTGATCCTAGCGTTTGCGGCCTATGAGTTCAAAACCGTTATTACGCTGACCTTTGTGATGTTCGCCCTGAACTTCCTGACGTTCTGGTGGGAACTGGCTCGCTGGCTCGACAGCTGGCTGCTGACTGCATTATACAGCTCAGATACTCACAGCCGGTTTAATATGGCAGGTCTGCAGAACAGTACCGATGACCTTATTATGAATCTGGTTATGGGCACTATGTTTCTTGTACTTCCTGCCGTTTGGCTAGGCGCTTTATCATGGGCAGGAGTCAATATCGCTCAATCGCTAAGCAATGCTTTTGTAAGCGGTACGGCTGAAAGCAAAAACTCAGGAGGGAAGTTAGGCGAAGCGGGCGCAAATTTGGTTGTTAATAAAGTAGGAAAATAA
- a CDS encoding integrating conjugative element protein has translation MRKTVKKSPSFSAVHVSLLLTGSLLTVLPAAHAADDDNTILGMSLPQVNNSAIGYGKSVDGAVSDKLFYTLGGGSVISQPATRGNMQKLGLNTGWSSDMMCGNFDLKTTVGNQLNGVTSGFKNLMGDVIQGATGAVASLPAMVIQRANPGLYDMLTNGVLQANVSFDKAQLNCQNMAKKMMDFSDSSNWTQQAMMDEYKSIVNSGDADAVRVDDAGRNATGASGSNWIGGEKRGGAGQPAIRVTHDLIAAGYNMMNGLPVTANSTVGESRCNGGACSKFGSAEEAAAMTVKVLGDKSMRTCANASECTSGNAENQPGTTIAGTGFAPLLEDATKANAEQLVKLVNGTEKPTAENLAKLKTGGLPVTAGVIKALQRDPDNAALTARLAGELAMSDTVETALLMRRMMVTGMSEPNAAAQPKALGAAGERIEALDREIAALKTEMEMKRELSRNSVLTIIDRENQRVETNPQTQADDNTDSRFNQMATPKQAE, from the coding sequence ATGAGGAAAACCGTGAAAAAATCACCTTCATTTTCGGCCGTTCACGTAAGCCTGCTGCTGACCGGCTCCCTGCTGACGGTTCTTCCGGCGGCACACGCAGCCGATGATGACAACACCATCCTCGGCATGTCCCTGCCGCAGGTGAACAACAGCGCCATCGGTTACGGCAAGTCCGTGGATGGTGCCGTGTCTGACAAACTGTTCTACACCCTCGGCGGCGGATCTGTCATTTCCCAGCCGGCCACGCGCGGCAATATGCAGAAGCTGGGGCTGAACACCGGCTGGAGCAGTGACATGATGTGCGGCAATTTCGACCTGAAAACCACCGTCGGCAACCAGCTCAACGGCGTGACATCCGGGTTTAAAAATCTGATGGGTGACGTGATTCAGGGGGCCACGGGTGCGGTGGCCAGTCTGCCGGCGATGGTCATTCAGCGGGCCAACCCCGGTCTGTATGACATGCTCACCAACGGTGTGCTTCAGGCCAATGTGTCATTCGACAAGGCGCAGCTCAACTGCCAGAACATGGCAAAAAAGATGATGGACTTCAGCGACAGCAGTAACTGGACACAGCAGGCCATGATGGATGAATACAAGTCCATCGTGAACAGCGGCGACGCTGATGCGGTCCGGGTCGATGATGCAGGCAGGAACGCCACCGGCGCGTCGGGCAGCAACTGGATCGGAGGAGAGAAACGCGGCGGCGCGGGCCAGCCTGCCATCCGGGTTACCCATGACCTGATCGCTGCCGGCTACAACATGATGAACGGTCTGCCGGTTACGGCTAACTCAACGGTGGGCGAAAGCCGCTGTAACGGCGGCGCGTGCTCTAAATTCGGCAGCGCTGAGGAGGCGGCGGCCATGACCGTGAAGGTGCTGGGCGACAAATCCATGCGCACCTGTGCCAACGCCAGCGAATGCACCAGTGGTAATGCCGAGAACCAGCCCGGGACGACCATTGCCGGCACAGGCTTTGCGCCCCTGCTGGAAGACGCAACCAAAGCCAACGCTGAGCAGCTGGTCAAACTGGTCAATGGCACGGAGAAGCCCACAGCGGAGAATCTGGCGAAGCTGAAAACCGGCGGACTGCCTGTGACGGCCGGCGTGATTAAAGCCCTGCAGCGTGATCCGGATAATGCGGCCCTGACCGCCCGCCTTGCTGGCGAGCTGGCCATGTCCGACACAGTGGAAACGGCCCTGCTGATGCGCCGCATGATGGTCACCGGTATGTCAGAGCCCAATGCTGCCGCCCAGCCAAAAGCACTCGGTGCTGCCGGTGAGCGCATTGAGGCGCTGGACCGGGAAATCGCGGCGCTCAAAACCGAGATGGAGATGAAGCGCGAGCTGTCCCGTAACTCGGTGCTGACCATTATCGACAGGGAGAATCAGCGCGTCGAAACCAACCCGCAGACCCAGGCGGATGACAATACCGACAGCCGCTTCAATCAGATGGCCACGCCGAAACAGGCCGAATGA